In the Bacillus sp. FJAT-42376 genome, AAGACGGCTTAAGAGCCGTTGATGACACACTGGAAAGTGCCCAAAAGCAATTGGCTTCAATTGGGAAGGATATTGAAAGCCTGACGAGGAAGGTGTTCTCATGACGGATATTAAGCTTGACCATGCGGAGGTTATGAAGCAGCTCGCCGATATGAAAAAGGCGCTCAGTGAGATAAAAATCGATCCGCCTTCCGCTGAATCGCTCGGTGAAAACGACCTCAAATTCACGAAATCGTGGCTTGAAAAGGAAGAGCAAGTTCATAAATTTGCCGGTGAATACGTAAAAGCGGTCCTGAAGAATATTGAAGATACCGAGGACAACGTGAATTATTTGAGAGAGCAGGATGAGGCAATTACAATGAAATAAGAAAAGAGAGGCAGCGTGACAAATGACCAAAGTATATGAATCTGACTCGTTAGCCACGGCCATTGAAACACGGACCAAGCAGTATAAAGACCTCGAAGACAAGCTGATTGCCCTTGAAAACACGTTTAAGGCACTTGTCGATAATACCGAATTCAAGGGAAAAGGCGCCGACAACATTAAAAATTTCTACCAGGCCCAAATTGATCTGGTCACAGACTGGAAAAAATTTATCCAGGCCGTTACGGATTTCTACAGTGATGTTCCGAAATGGGCAGAAGATCATAACCTTGCAGAATCGACCAAAGTGGCCGTTCCTTTTCTTAAGGAAGGGCTTGAAACAGGGTCGAAAAACAGTAAAACGATGGTCGAAACGCAGCACAGTGATCTTGAGGGGATTTTAACATCCATTCATGACCTGATTTCCCTCACCGCTTTCTCCACAGAAGCCTATGACACCAATATGAAAAAAGCGGACACGAAAAGAAGTGAAACGGTTACGGCGGTAGAGAATCTTGATACTTCCTATGAGGAAACGTATAATGCTCAGGCCAGTACGATCGGAGTCGTCCAGCAAGGCTATATAGCCATCATGAATGCAACCGCCAAAAGCGGTTCGGTTCAGCCTATGAATTTCAACGTCAAAACCTATCAGGCCGACCCCATCCACGAAGTCCGGAAAAACGTGCAGGAATCAATCGATGCGTACGAAAAGCAGCAAGAGGAAGCCCAGAAAATCCGCGACCAAATTGCCGCTGAAAAAGCGAGAATCGAAGCAGAAAAGGCCCGCATCGAAGCCGAAAAGAACAAGCCGTGGTATGAAAAAACATGGGACGGCGTCAAAACGTTTGCCGGCGAATTCAGCGGCTATTATGACTCCGTCCGGGCAACGACAGGCGTCGATCCCGTCACCGGCCGCAAGCTCTCCAACGCTGAGCGCGTAGCCGCCGGCGCCATGGCAGCCGCAGGCTTCATCCCCGTCGTCGGCTGGGCAGGCCGCGCCGTCAAAGGCGGAAGCGCCATCGTCAAAACTGCCAAAGGCATGAACGCCGCCAACCACATGCTCGACGCCTACAAAAGCACAAAAGCCATGGACATTCTAAACAAAACCGAAAAAGGAATCTACGGTCTCTACACCGCCAACAGCGCCTGGGAATACGGCAGCGGAATGGACATGTTCGGGAACAAGCTGACGGAGGAGCAAAGGCAGAATGCGCTTTGGAATGGATTGACGATGGGGCTTGTGGGTGGTGGAGCTCATATTATTGATAAGGGCGGACTCCAAAAGCTCGGCAGTAAATTGCCGTACAGCAATACTCATGCAAAAGATTACACTGCAAATGCCCATAAAACCCTTAAAGAAATCGGCAAGCAGGCAGGTTCTAAAACCCACCAACTCATCAAAGAAACACCATTAGCAGCTAAAAGAGTCCTCCAAGTAGCAGGACGGGAGTTAGCCCAAGTAGATATTCCTCTTGTAGTGGTGAGAGAAGCTGTTACTACAACTGGGGAAAAAGTTAGAACGCTAGGAATGGAAAGCAGGAAGCTTGGGGATTTAACTCAGAATAAAAGGCATATTGTAGGGGAAAATGGTCTGCCGAAGTCAGATATAGATCCTTACGGAGGTTATTTTGAAAGAAAAGATTTTCGTACTAAAATTTATAATGCAGAATATACCCCGCATGGCAATAAGCATATAAAGGCAAAAACAGAAGAAGAGGCAAAAAGATTTAGCGAAACCGGAAAGAAACAAGCTCAATATTTACCATCTGTAGATAATAGCATAATTGAGAAAGAGGCCTTATTAAAAGGACATGTACTAGATAAAGGAAATAATAACTACTATTTCTTCCACGATGCTGGTAAAGTAATTGGGTATGATAATGGGCTGCCTACTAGTTGGGTCAGAGCTGAACTTACTAGTGGCGGTTCATACCACGGACATCCAATAGCTGGAGATAGACTGGATAAATATCTGAAAAAAATGGGAGTAAAATAAAGCGAGGTTGTTTAATAGTGAGAAAATATTCTAAATTAAATGTTGATCAATTAAATGTACACCCACTGAGAATACCTGAAGGATGGACAGTTAATTATAATAGTTTTCTAGAATTTGATCCACTTGCTTTAAATGAAGAAGATGATAGATGGTATTTAATGAGCGAAAGTCTTTTGCAATTAAATCACTCAAAAAAATCTATTATGGTGGATTTAGGATGGTATCCAGATACATCAGTAGAAGGTAACTTTTCAGTAGATATAATTAAAAATGAGGATTGGGAAAATCCGCTAGATTCTTATGAAACTAAGGATTACCGGGAAGTGATCAGGTTTATTGAATCTACTCTAAAAAACATTACGGAAACGCAGGATATTTAAAACTGAATTAGAGTTTGAAATAAGTGGAGTAAAATAATAGAGGAGATAATTTTCTTCAAAAAAAGGCTCTTTTCTTATTTGATTAAGGGAGTCTCCTATAGAAAACAACAAAGTATAAACCACTCTAATTGGCAGCTAGCAGTGATTTAGACATTTTACGAAATAAATAAACAGGAAAAGTCTAGTCTTTTAAAAAATAATTGCTTACCTAGAATACTACCTAAAGTACTAATACCTTAGTAGAGCCTTTTGTACATAAATGGGCTCTACTTTTTTTAATCTTTATAAATCCTCCAAAACAAAAAGCGGTTTTATCAAGACCATAAATTTCAACGTCAAAACCTATCAGGCCGACCCCATCCACGAGGTCCGGAAAAACGTACAGGAATCCATCGAAACCTACCAAAAGCAGCAAGAAGAAGCCCAGAAAATCCGCGATCAAATTGCCGCTGAAAAAGCGAGAATCGAAGCAGAAAAGGCCCGCATCGAAGCCGAAAAGAACAAGCCGTGGTATGAAAAAACATGGGACGGCGTCAAAACGTTTGCCGGCGAATTCAGCGGCTATTATGACTCCGTCCGGGCAACGACAGGCGTCGATCCCGTCACCGGCCGCAAGCTCTCCAACGCTGAGCGCGTAGCCGCAGGCGCCATGGCAGCCGCAGGCTTCATCCCCGTCGTCGGCTGGGCAGGCCGCGCCGTCAAAGGCGGAAGCGCCATCGTCAAAACCGCCAAAGGCATGAACGCCGCCAACCACATGCTCGACGCCTACAAAAGCACAAAAGCCATGGACATTCTAAACAAAACCGAAAAAGGAATCTACGGTCTCTACACCGCCAACAGCGCCTGGGAATACGGCAGCGGAATGGACATGTTCGGGAACAAGCTGACGGAAGAGCAGCGTCAGAATGCGCTTTGGATTGGGCTGACGATGGGGTTAGTTGGTCGAGCTGCTACTAAAATTGATAAACTTAACGCTGGAAAATCTACTATAAAAATAAGTAGAAGTCATGTAGGTAATTATAGAAAGAAAGCGGAAAGTTTTGATTTTAATTCATGGGAAGGTCGCCGTGTACGTGGGGAAACTAAATATACTCATATTGGGCTAAGGTTATTAAGCACACGTGAAATTAAAGATTTTAAAAAGGAGATGCATGCAAACGGTATTAAAGTAAAAATAGACAAAAAAGGCATGTTGCCAGACGAAGTTGCTGCTGCTTTTGATCCTAGTAAGGGTCATATTTATTTAAGAAAAGATGCCTCTTATTTAAGTGCAACCCATGAATCTTTCCATGCTAAGCAATGGAAGGAACTTGGAATGGAAAAGTATCAAATGCAAACCAGGTTGGATAAGGAAGAATATGTTTATAGTAAAATTATGGAGAATAGTAATCGTTATAACAGCAAAGAAATTCATGAAGCGCAGAGATATATTTATCAGGTGCGAAATGGAATTTGGCCTTCACCTGATTGGGAAGGATTTAAATAATAAAGGATGGGTAAATAATGAAACTGAATTTAACTCCAGAAAAGGCCATTATGCTTGCAGAATCATATAAGAAAAAATATAAAATATCCGGGAAAACTCCCACAAATACAGAGGAAGCAGTAAAATACTATGAGAATTTTTATAATGTTCAAGGCCCAGCGTGGTTAGTTATATCTGTATTAGATAATAAAATATTTGAGGGTGATGATGAATTTACTATTGTTGTATCTGACACTAAAGAAAAAGTTGAATTCTTTATTGATCATTCAGGAATATCACATTATCCACATATCCCTCAACAAAGCGCAATGAGTGATGAAGAGTTTGAGGCTATTTTTGAAAATGATGAAGAATAATCTCTAGAACTTAGAAGAAGGACAATATGGATCCAATTGAAAGCGGATATTAAATAGTGCCTAATACTACCTGAAAACGGGAAGTGGTAGGCACTTTTTTTAATAACTACAAATTTATTGCCCACGCCAAAAGGGGTTCTGTCCAGCCAGGATGATAAAACGGAGAAAAAAGATTATTTTCTCCAGTCTTTTAAATTGTGGAGGATATCTATATAATGCCGAAGAGATTAAATGAATCTGATCAACTAGAACAAAATCACTTTCCAATTATCGCTTTTTTCAACGCGGTTTCCTTTATCTATTTCTTATGATGGTATTGATTTATTTCCAAACCGAGAGAATCAGCAGAGAAGGCGCCCATTGAAGCCGAAAAGTGTGACTTTAGGCGATAATTTGCGCTGATTTGAAGTGCTATTTCTCACATCCCACCTTATACCCCAGCTACTTACAAACTCAGCAAATCGTTTATATTCCTTCGTTTCAAGAAATGTCTGTGTACTATTCATTTAAATACCTCTTCAAATTTGACTTAGTTGTCTTAGGGTGCTCTGAATCTTCTTCTAATTGGCTTTGTTTAGACTGGACAATATCTGCAATGACTGATTTCTCCGGGATGATTTGATTTTTTAAATGTGTGTTTCCTTTTATTTTTATAAGAAAAAATGGCCTTCTTTTTTAAAGGGGATTTTTAAACAATTGGAGTATTTAAAATGAAATGGGATTTATAAGAAAAAATTTATAAATTTTTACTGCGGATGTGTCGATTTTGCTTATAAGGGTTCGTCGTCTTATTAGAAGCAGATATAATCTGTGAATATTGGAAGTAAATATCTAAAAAATCAGTTGCAAAGACAAGGAGGAAAATTTAATGTATTTTGTTACTTCAAAAGACGGAACGAAGATCGCCTATGACAAAGTTGGCCAAGGGCCAGCTCTCATCCTGATAGCAGGTGCCTTTAGCTACCGGAAATTTCCTCAGCAGGTGGAGCTGGCTAACTTGTTGTCCGAGTACTTCACGGTTTACAACTACGACCGACGCGGCCGAGGAGATAGCGGTGATACTAAGCCATATGATGTTGGACGAGAAATTGAAGATCTTCAGGCTTTGATTGTTGAAGCAGGTGGTTCGGCAAAGGTTTGGGGATTATCTTCGGGAGCTGTTCTTGCCCTGCTAGCTGCAAAGAAAGGGTTAAACATTACAAAATTGGCTCTGCACGAACCTCCTTTTGTGGTTACAGCGGAGGACCGTAAGCCGCCGAAAGATTTTGTGAGGTATACTGCTGAACTTATTTCCAAGGATAAAAGGGCTGAAGCCATTAAGTACTTTATGACCAAGGGCATGGGGGCACCATCATTTGTTGTCAGCATGATGCGCATTATGCCGGGTGTGTGGTCTAAGCTTATGGCGGTTGCTCATACGCTTCCATATGATGCTGCTGTGCTGGATGGCTATATGGAAGGAAAGGAACTGACTGCTGAATGGTGGAGCAGTGTTACGATGCCAACGTTGGTATTAGAAGGGACAGAGAGCCCTGCATCTCTTCGTCATAGTGCTCAAGCATTGGCGAACGTACTCCCCAATGCAAAATTGTTGAGTAAAAAGGGTCTCGGTCATACTAAAAAGCTTGATACAAAAAAGATATCACCGGAGCTTACCGTATTTTTTACGGCTAATCACTAATTAGGCAAAAATTTTTACAAAAAAGTATGGAAAAAATAGTTTCGGTTGTTGATTTAACAGGCAGGTCTCCGTTGAATAAATAGAAGGGGATTTTTGATGCGATTTTACTCAATTAGAACGAAGCTTCAGCATAAAAAATAGGAGGTTATGACTTATGAGATTTATGATGATTGTAAAAGCGACTACAGACTCAGAGGAAGGAAAAATGCCTAGTCTGGAGCTTATTGAGGCGATGCAGAAGTATAACGAAGAATTGGTGAAAGCGGGTATTTTATTAGCAGGAGATGGACT is a window encoding:
- a CDS encoding T7SS effector LXG polymorphic toxin, coding for MTKVYESDSLATAIETRTKQYKDLEDKLIALENTFKALVDNTEFKGKGADNIKNFYQAQIDLVTDWKKFIQAVTDFYSDVPKWAEDHNLAESTKVAVPFLKEGLETGSKNSKTMVETQHSDLEGILTSIHDLISLTAFSTEAYDTNMKKADTKRSETVTAVENLDTSYEETYNAQASTIGVVQQGYIAIMNATAKSGSVQPMNFNVKTYQADPIHEVRKNVQESIDAYEKQQEEAQKIRDQIAAEKARIEAEKARIEAEKNKPWYEKTWDGVKTFAGEFSGYYDSVRATTGVDPVTGRKLSNAERVAAGAMAAAGFIPVVGWAGRAVKGGSAIVKTAKGMNAANHMLDAYKSTKAMDILNKTEKGIYGLYTANSAWEYGSGMDMFGNKLTEEQRQNALWNGLTMGLVGGGAHIIDKGGLQKLGSKLPYSNTHAKDYTANAHKTLKEIGKQAGSKTHQLIKETPLAAKRVLQVAGRELAQVDIPLVVVREAVTTTGEKVRTLGMESRKLGDLTQNKRHIVGENGLPKSDIDPYGGYFERKDFRTKIYNAEYTPHGNKHIKAKTEEEAKRFSETGKKQAQYLPSVDNSIIEKEALLKGHVLDKGNNNYYFFHDAGKVIGYDNGLPTSWVRAELTSGGSYHGHPIAGDRLDKYLKKMGVK
- a CDS encoding alpha/beta hydrolase: MYFVTSKDGTKIAYDKVGQGPALILIAGAFSYRKFPQQVELANLLSEYFTVYNYDRRGRGDSGDTKPYDVGREIEDLQALIVEAGGSAKVWGLSSGAVLALLAAKKGLNITKLALHEPPFVVTAEDRKPPKDFVRYTAELISKDKRAEAIKYFMTKGMGAPSFVVSMMRIMPGVWSKLMAVAHTLPYDAAVLDGYMEGKELTAEWWSSVTMPTLVLEGTESPASLRHSAQALANVLPNAKLLSKKGLGHTKKLDTKKISPELTVFFTANH
- a CDS encoding YwqI/YxiC family protein — encoded protein: MTDIKLDHAEVMKQLADMKKALSEIKIDPPSAESLGENDLKFTKSWLEKEEQVHKFAGEYVKAVLKNIEDTEDNVNYLREQDEAITMK